A window of Mytilus trossulus isolate FHL-02 unplaced genomic scaffold, PNRI_Mtr1.1.1.hap1 h1tg000138l__unscaffolded, whole genome shotgun sequence contains these coding sequences:
- the LOC134700347 gene encoding uncharacterized protein LOC134700347 → MTSFLFIIKVPVEEAKHKSKETEKKGKKEVQTDDQKKDAVQNGDIKRDGVLTDDLKKDEVLTDDLKKDEVTNEREETEDKETSDQKEDKITSDAIDETKNTNKTSDDKNEPNKTEKVVVQQSSATTLDEWDFGEDDPVKDCETADEVPINKEENKPIGTDEVPNEKEENKLIDPDKKSPLFFEQIKGAYSAIKDMVIPKKDDSFSEEGSIVDEKSNLLVESCETSEKLVVDRKDSEPRFFEVEPVDEKKEIIPKLDESEIENLLPLLEESKKSEMKPFLEESEKSGDPKESPKKSFAVTAVEAPKPETESKEKEPIPTENFYVSTDKKNAISLPEIKSSLLLGIPESKSSASLQEENSTASLPNKGATISLGNIENLHKKVQFLSQVSATDEEDLHPFIEPTTILEDTEAILDDFGIENYVVSKTATGKFYQILFIDEGGEKCEMILNKLVDQGIGKMDNTSVGIYPSSIFKGAATVVDNSDEGDIDSEGSIYEGEFRKSIKARLLVSQVVSSVQGNAEFKFDYLMLIITASIIAALGLIEDSSVILVASMLVSPLMGPILAGTFGFVIKNYSLRNLGIASELKGLAICVLCGFIVGLIASSIAVNYGTLGGTESWPTDEMKIRGVVRGLVPGLMIALASGIGVALSVLGGNAGSLVGVAISASLLPPAVNAGMLWAHSIVTVIKPLELVPQIFIENQNTSMNATVNMTVKTSDSLICPAYLDNKYEPVYYCEMEIESICLGCISLSLTILNIFCIFIVGIIFLKIKEVAPQTSVSDEARGFWKDDIKIARDSYVTLKGKQSLNFGAEAKKLLEELRKKQGVESEGTAQRLRSIIEDVEQDSGVQFVQSRIPGSNRTNAFSRQFSDDLFTPVDVFSRTFSKRYHDTYHGPPNRSSMGYRRPVRIGSDNTCGTVTSAPIAEKTDESSPLIDDSNASSSTRSPGTSFLDKLKSPITNSMFFRGKRSNSVDLHKMDPV, encoded by the exons GTAAGAAAGAAGTTCAAACTGACGATCAAAAGAAAGATGCAGTACAAAATGGTGATATAAAGAGGGATGGAGTGCTAACTGACGATCTGAAGAAGGATGAAGTGCTAACCGATGATCTTAAGAAGGATGAAGTCACAAATGAGAGGGAAGAGACCGAAGATAAAGAAACTTCTGATCAAAAAGAGGATAAAATTACCTCAGATGCCATAgatgaaacaaaaaatacaaataaaacttcTGATGATAAAAATGAACCGAACAAGACTGAAAAAGTGGTTGTGCAGCAGTCATCAGCAACAACATTGGATGAATGGGATTTTGGTGAAGATGATCCTGTAAAAGACTGTGAGACAGCAGATGAAGTCCCTATcaataaagaagaaaataaacctATTGGCACAGATGAGGTCCCTAacgaaaaagaagaaaataaacttattgACCCAGATAAAAAGTCTCCATTGTTTTTTGAACAAATAAAAGGAGCTTATTCTGCGATTAAAGACATGGTAATTCCAAAAAAGGATGATTCTTTTTCAGAAGAAGGTAGTATTGTCGATGAAAAATCTAACTTATTGGTGGAAAGTTGCGAAACATCAGAAAAATTAGTTGTAGATAGAAAAGATTCTGAGCCAAGATTTTTTGAAGTTGAGCCAgttgatgaaaaaaaagaaataataccaAAATTGGACGAGAgtgaaatagaaaatttattaCCTTTATTGGAAGAGAgtaaaaaatcagaaatgaaaCCTTTTTTGGAAGAGAGTGAAAAATCAGGGGATCCAAAAGAATCTCCTAAAAAATCATTTGCCGTTACAGCAGTTGAAGCTCCAAAGCCGGAAACTGAAAGCAAAGAAAAAGAACCAATTCCAACAGAGAATTTCTATGTATCAACAGACAAAAAGAATGCAATCAGTCTACCAGAGATTAAATCTTCACTCTTGCTTGGTATACCAGAAAGTAAATCATCAGCCAGTCTACAAGAAGAAAACTCGACTGCAAGTCTTCCAAATAAAGGAGCAACAATAAGTCTTGGAAATATTGAAAACTTACATAAAAAGGTTCAGTTTTTGTCACAAGTTTCAGCTACTGATGAAGAAGATCTTCATCCATTCATTGAACCAACAACTATTCTAGAG GATACAGAAGCTATATTAGATGATTTTGGAATTGAGAATTATGTTGTGTCAAAAACAGCTACTGGAAAATTTTATCAG ATACTATTTATAGATGAAGGAGGAGAAAAGTGTGAAATGATACTGAATAAATTGGTAGATCAAGGTATTGGGAAAATGGATAATACTTCTGTAGG AATTTATCCATCAAGCATATTTAAAGGTGCAGCAACAGTAGTAGATAACAGTGACGAGGGTGATATTGACAGTGAAGG atcaATATATGAGGGAGAATTTAGGAAATCCATCAAAGCAAGACTCTTAGTGTCACAG GTGGTGAGTTCTGTGCAGGGTAATGCAGAATTTAAGTTTGACTATCTAATGCTTATAATTACAGCAAG tATAATTGCAGCATTAGGATTAATAGAAGATAGTTCTGTAATACTGGTAGCAAGTATGCTGGTTTCTCCTCTAATG GGACCAATTTTAGCAGGAACTTTtggatttgttataaaaaactACTCATTGAGGAATTTAGGAATAGCTTCTGAACTGAAGGGCTTAGCAATATGTGTTCTATGTG ggTTCATAGTAGGGTTAATTGCATCTAGTATTGCTGTCAATTATGGAACACTGGGAGGAACAGAATCATGGCCGACAGATGAAATGAAAATCAG gGGAGTGGTGAGAGGTCTTGTTCCAGGTTTAATGATTGCCTTAGCCTCTGGTATAGGGGTAGCCTTGTCTGTTTTAGGAGGTAACGCTGGGTCTTTGGTGGGTGTGGCAATCTCAGCTTCACTCCTCCCTCCAGCTGTAAATGCT GGTATGTTGTGGGCACATTCCATTGTAACTGTGATTAAACCATTAGAACTAGTCCCTCAAATATTCATCGAAAACCAG aATACATCCATGAATGCAACTGTTAATATGACTGTAAAAACATCAGATTCTCTAATATGTCCTGCCTACCTCGACAATAAATATGAACCAGTCTATTACTGTGAGATGGAGATTGAGTCAATCTGCTTAGGATGTATAAGTCTCTCTCTGACCATACTTAATATCTTCtgtatttttattgtaggaaTTATATTCCTCAAG ATAAAAGAAGTGGCACCCCAGACTTCAGTATCTGATGAAGCCAGGGGTTTTTGGAAAGATGACATCAAG attgcCAGAGATTCATATGTGACTCTGAAAGGGAAACAGTCTCTGAATTTTGGCGCTGAAGCAAAGAAACTCCTAGAAGAATTGAGG aagaagCAAGGAGTTGAAAGTGAAGGAACTGCTCAACGTCTTAGAAGTATCATTGAG gatGTAGAACAAGATAGTGGAGTACAATTTGTACAGAGTCGCATTCCAGGCTCAAATAGAACTAAT GCATTTTCGCGGCAATTTTCTGATGATTTGTTTACACCTGTTGATGTTTTTTCCCGAACATTTTCAAAGCGTTATCATGACACATATCATGGTCCGCCAAACAGGTCAAGTATGGGATACCGCAGACCAGTGAGAATTGGAAGTGATAATACTTGTGGAACTGTGACTTCAGCACCAATTGCAGAGAAAACAGATGAATCTTCTCCACTAATAGATGACAGCAATGCATCAAGTTCTACACGCAGTCCTGGTACTTCTTTCCTTGACAAACTAAAATCCCCTATAACAAACAGTATGTTTTTCCGAGGAAAAAGATCTAACAGTGTTGATCTTCATAAAATGGACCCTGTTTAA